Proteins co-encoded in one Vampirovibrio chlorellavorus genomic window:
- a CDS encoding glycerophosphodiester phosphodiesterase, whose protein sequence is MLSHLSQFQRPFVIIAHRGATTNQDLSRVTPENTMPAFLEAQKQGAAIELDVMTTRDGTVVVYHDFKTGRTFRLPEQQKPVRQTDWHELQKARFNAAAHEREIQRMMGPSGNYKSPQWFEGLQVPSLDAVLTDFPNTRFCIELKTVNPFASGQLERKVARLIREKNLYDRVTVLSFSPVSLRKIKRYDPQIKTALNVQVPDLVKQWPVLLKGFIKLYAQRWVGVDAIQPSYSDTTPALVEIAHSAGLPVVAWASSETREEERQKFPQLMAMGVDGLITNAVDLLNAAVKDRPLPLC, encoded by the coding sequence ATGTTAAGTCATTTGAGTCAGTTCCAACGGCCTTTTGTCATTATTGCCCATCGGGGGGCGACCACCAATCAGGATCTCAGTCGGGTGACTCCCGAAAATACCATGCCCGCCTTTCTGGAGGCTCAGAAGCAAGGTGCGGCCATTGAGCTGGATGTCATGACCACCCGGGATGGCACTGTGGTGGTGTATCACGACTTTAAGACGGGCCGGACGTTTCGTCTACCCGAGCAGCAAAAGCCCGTCCGGCAGACGGATTGGCATGAATTGCAGAAGGCCCGGTTTAATGCGGCGGCGCATGAACGGGAGATTCAGCGCATGATGGGGCCATCGGGCAATTATAAAAGTCCGCAGTGGTTTGAAGGCTTGCAGGTGCCCTCTCTGGACGCCGTGTTAACGGATTTTCCCAATACCCGGTTTTGTATCGAGCTGAAAACGGTGAATCCCTTTGCCAGTGGGCAGTTGGAACGGAAGGTGGCCCGCCTGATTCGAGAGAAAAATTTATACGATCGGGTCACGGTGCTGAGTTTTTCCCCGGTCAGTTTACGGAAAATCAAGCGTTACGATCCACAGATTAAAACGGCCCTGAATGTGCAGGTTCCGGATCTGGTCAAGCAGTGGCCGGTTCTGCTGAAAGGGTTTATCAAGCTCTACGCGCAGCGATGGGTCGGGGTGGACGCCATTCAGCCCAGTTATAGCGATACCACCCCGGCATTGGTTGAAATCGCCCATTCGGCAGGCCTGCCGGTGGTGGCCTGGGCCAGCAGCGAGACTCGGGAGGAGGAGCGGCAAAAATTTCCTCAGTTAATGGCTATGGGCGTGGATGGCCTGATTACCAATGCCGTTGATTTGTTGAACGCAGCCGTGAAGGATCGCCCTCTGCCCTTGTGTTAG
- the glyQ gene encoding glycine--tRNA ligase subunit alpha has product MALTFQELVANLNQYWAQQGCVVQFPYDSEKGASTMNPATFLRVLGPEPWNVGNVDPCRRPTDGRYGENPNRLQHYFQYQVIMKPSPDNIQDLYLKSLEVLGINIAEHDIRFVEDNWESPTLGAWGVGWEVWLDGMEITQFTYFQQAGGLDIHPTAVEITYGCERIAMYLQDVDSVYKLKWNETLTYGDIYLQNEIEQSKYNFEVSNPQTLMQLFDLYRGEVENALSHQLVLPAYDYVLKCSHAFNLLDARGVISKDERTNYILRIRRLAEQVAKLYVQQREALGFPLLKHQPAPQLN; this is encoded by the coding sequence ATGGCACTTACATTTCAGGAGTTGGTCGCTAATTTAAACCAGTATTGGGCCCAGCAGGGCTGTGTGGTGCAGTTTCCCTACGACAGTGAAAAAGGCGCCAGCACCATGAACCCGGCTACCTTCTTGCGGGTGCTGGGGCCGGAACCCTGGAACGTGGGTAACGTGGATCCGTGCCGTCGTCCTACCGATGGCCGGTACGGGGAAAACCCCAACCGCTTGCAGCACTATTTTCAGTATCAGGTCATTATGAAGCCTTCCCCGGACAATATTCAGGATCTGTATCTGAAAAGTCTGGAAGTGCTGGGCATCAATATTGCTGAGCATGATATTCGTTTTGTGGAAGACAACTGGGAATCGCCCACCCTGGGGGCTTGGGGCGTGGGCTGGGAAGTATGGCTGGATGGCATGGAAATCACCCAGTTTACCTATTTCCAGCAGGCTGGTGGTTTGGATATTCATCCGACTGCCGTGGAAATCACTTACGGTTGCGAGCGGATCGCCATGTACCTGCAGGATGTGGACAGCGTCTATAAGCTGAAGTGGAATGAAACGCTTACGTACGGCGATATCTACCTGCAGAACGAGATTGAGCAGTCCAAGTACAACTTTGAAGTGTCCAATCCGCAGACCCTGATGCAGTTGTTTGATCTGTACCGGGGCGAGGTGGAGAACGCCTTGTCTCACCAGTTGGTGCTGCCCGCTTACGATTACGTGCTGAAATGCTCTCACGCCTTTAACTTGCTGGATGCCCGTGGCGTCATCAGCAAGGATGAGCGCACCAATTACATTTTGCGCATTCGGCGTTTGGCGGAGCAAGTGGCCAAGCTGTATGTGCAGCAACGGGAGGCGCTGGGCTTCCCCCTGCTGAAGCACCAACCCGCCCCGCAGTTGAATTAA
- a CDS encoding NfeD family protein codes for MSNVMLGWVALALLLGIIEVFTVGFFVCFFALGALIAALASLFIPGLLGQTLVFVLSSLLMVWWARPVLTKAFKVGNRPAVESNVSALLNTVVLVLEPVDKYTGKVKVTHTGEVWTAYLANEDGETIPVGQEALIVKVDGAKLAVTPKPSPS; via the coding sequence ATGTCAAACGTCATGCTGGGCTGGGTGGCACTGGCCTTGCTGTTGGGAATTATCGAAGTGTTTACCGTGGGCTTCTTCGTGTGCTTTTTTGCCCTCGGCGCGCTGATAGCTGCACTGGCCTCCCTGTTTATTCCGGGCCTGTTGGGGCAAACGCTGGTTTTCGTGCTTTCTTCCCTGTTAATGGTATGGTGGGCCCGCCCGGTGCTGACCAAAGCCTTCAAAGTGGGCAATCGCCCTGCCGTGGAGTCTAACGTGTCGGCCTTGCTGAATACGGTGGTGCTGGTGTTAGAGCCGGTGGACAAGTACACGGGTAAGGTCAAGGTCACCCATACCGGGGAGGTCTGGACGGCTTATCTGGCTAATGAGGATGGAGAAACCATTCCGGTGGGGCAGGAGGCCTTGATTGTGAAGGTGGACGGGGCCAAACTGGCCGTGACCCCCAAGCCGTCACCGTCCTGA
- a CDS encoding SPFH domain-containing protein, with protein MEVLGGFLVFILIIFSLVVVGSSVRIVRQSTVGVVERLGQYLATQEAGIRLLVPFLDSIRMVDMREQVYNLPSQPVITKENVTMNIDAIIYFQVTDPVRATYEVVDLITAVEKLALTTMRNIIGEMTLDETLASRDVINSKLQHVLDDATGKWGLKVNRVEVKDIDPPRDIVDSMQKEMRAEREKRAMILTAEGEKQSAILRSEGEREAAIRNAEGVQQAMILEAEGHKQASIKKAEGEAAAIRSVQSAEAEMVYKMFTSIKDANPSKEVLQVKYLESLEKVSQGQSNTLFLPYESIAFMGALAGSVRAVQNQAEKGAGDRG; from the coding sequence ATGGAAGTACTGGGCGGTTTTCTGGTTTTTATTCTCATCATTTTCTCTCTGGTGGTGGTGGGTTCCTCGGTGCGTATTGTGCGCCAGTCTACTGTGGGAGTGGTAGAGCGTTTGGGGCAGTACCTGGCCACGCAAGAAGCTGGGATTCGGTTGCTGGTGCCTTTTCTGGATAGCATTCGCATGGTGGATATGCGGGAGCAGGTCTACAATCTGCCCTCTCAGCCGGTGATTACCAAAGAAAACGTGACCATGAACATTGACGCCATCATCTACTTTCAGGTGACTGACCCGGTGCGGGCCACCTATGAGGTGGTTGATTTAATTACCGCCGTGGAAAAGCTGGCCCTGACCACCATGCGGAATATCATTGGGGAAATGACCCTGGATGAAACCCTGGCCAGCCGGGATGTCATTAACTCCAAGTTGCAGCACGTGCTGGACGACGCCACGGGCAAGTGGGGCTTAAAAGTGAACCGGGTGGAAGTGAAGGATATCGATCCGCCCCGGGATATTGTGGATTCCATGCAGAAGGAAATGCGGGCCGAACGGGAAAAACGGGCCATGATTCTGACCGCGGAAGGCGAGAAGCAGTCCGCGATTTTGCGATCGGAAGGGGAGCGGGAAGCGGCCATCCGCAATGCCGAAGGCGTCCAGCAGGCCATGATTTTGGAGGCCGAAGGCCACAAGCAGGCTTCCATCAAAAAAGCGGAAGGGGAAGCCGCCGCCATTCGCAGTGTACAAAGCGCCGAAGCGGAAATGGTCTATAAAATGTTCACTTCTATTAAAGATGCCAACCCGTCTAAGGAAGTCTTGCAGGTGAAGTATCTGGAATCGCTGGAAAAAGTGTCTCAAGGGCAATCCAACACCCTGTTTTTACCGTATGAGTCCATTGCCTTTATGGGTGCTTTGGCCGGTTCGGTGCGGGCGGTACAAAATCAGGCGGAAAAAGGCGCTGGCGATCGGGGCTAG
- a CDS encoding SIR2 family NAD-dependent protein deacylase, protein MPDLAILHKAVQALTHCHQTQGSLVVLTGAGVSKESGIPTFRDAQTGLWANYKAEDLATREGFLSNPAMVWDWYDFRRNTVWQAQPNAAHQALADLETLFPAFTLITQNIDNLHQRAGSQTVLELHGNIFRHKCLDHNHPVSLALLADAEVSPPRCPVCNAWVRPDVVWFGEMLPPQVLDRAFLAAEHASVMLIVGTSGVVHPAASLPQIAKEAGATVIEINPEMSAFTPFVVDHFLQGPAAAVLPALRSALAQKLGLVEASHG, encoded by the coding sequence TTGCCCGATTTGGCCATTCTGCATAAAGCAGTTCAAGCGCTCACACATTGCCACCAGACTCAAGGCAGTCTGGTGGTTTTGACTGGGGCGGGCGTTTCCAAAGAGAGTGGCATTCCCACCTTTCGGGATGCCCAGACTGGACTGTGGGCCAACTACAAGGCCGAAGATTTGGCCACCCGGGAGGGTTTTTTGAGTAACCCGGCTATGGTGTGGGACTGGTACGACTTTCGCCGAAATACGGTGTGGCAGGCCCAGCCCAACGCCGCTCATCAGGCCCTGGCCGATTTGGAAACCCTATTTCCCGCTTTCACCCTCATCACCCAGAATATCGATAACCTGCACCAGCGGGCGGGTAGCCAGACCGTACTTGAATTGCACGGCAATATTTTTCGCCACAAATGCCTGGATCACAATCACCCGGTCAGTTTGGCGCTACTGGCCGATGCGGAAGTCTCTCCGCCACGTTGTCCGGTGTGCAACGCCTGGGTGCGTCCCGATGTGGTCTGGTTTGGGGAAATGCTGCCGCCTCAAGTGCTGGACAGGGCTTTTCTCGCTGCCGAACATGCCTCGGTGATGCTTATTGTGGGTACCTCCGGGGTGGTGCATCCGGCGGCCAGCCTGCCCCAGATCGCCAAAGAGGCCGGGGCGACCGTGATTGAAATCAACCCGGAGATGAGCGCATTCACCCCCTTCGTTGTGGATCACTTTTTGCAAGGGCCAGCGGCGGCGGTGCTGCCAGCCTTGCGATCGGCTTTGGCCCAAAAATTGGGTCTTGTGGAGGCTTCCCATGGCTGA
- a CDS encoding ATP-binding protein encodes MAESFPLDAFALDDLGALPLLESLTSGAMVCDAAGQVLYVNPVLRQLLGSPSLPTVTRLNDWIQPLPKVDCAFCLGLPDGEPTPLHSGFLRSAAQPAQPEALKVKIKHSPLDHGSVLTLIDPFSEDTTLTQAHSDFVSTVSHEFRTPLTSIKGFADTLLRYGGQLPDEEKRRFISIIKDQADRLIRLVENLLAASRLSAGRVELSYRPIPLKKLLEKTVESVRAKIMAQQSTVPPRMFHLSVHPESIEVWADVDKLEQVFINLLDNAAKYSPEGTLVTVRAEFLPEDDTQVRIVVQDQGPGIPAELLPKIFTQFYRVESPLKQQVEGTGLGLYITQSLTTAMGGRISAESTPGQGSSFTVIFPAATPERQAMYQRRLSASEVER; translated from the coding sequence ATGGCTGAGTCGTTTCCTTTGGATGCTTTTGCTCTGGATGATTTGGGCGCGTTACCCTTGCTGGAAAGTTTAACCTCCGGGGCTATGGTGTGCGACGCGGCTGGACAGGTACTGTATGTTAATCCGGTCCTGCGGCAGTTGTTGGGATCACCGTCTCTGCCAACAGTTACCCGCCTGAACGATTGGATTCAGCCACTCCCCAAGGTGGATTGCGCCTTTTGTCTGGGGTTACCGGACGGGGAGCCGACCCCGCTGCACAGTGGCTTTTTGCGATCTGCAGCCCAGCCAGCCCAACCGGAGGCTTTGAAAGTCAAGATCAAGCACAGCCCGCTGGATCATGGCAGTGTGTTGACGCTGATCGACCCATTTTCGGAGGATACCACACTGACGCAGGCCCATTCCGATTTTGTAAGTACCGTCAGTCACGAGTTTAGAACCCCCCTGACCAGCATCAAGGGCTTTGCCGATACCCTGCTGCGCTATGGGGGGCAGTTGCCGGATGAGGAAAAACGACGTTTTATCAGCATTATCAAGGATCAGGCGGATCGTTTGATTCGGTTGGTGGAAAACTTATTGGCCGCTTCCCGGCTCAGCGCCGGGCGGGTGGAGTTGAGTTACCGGCCCATTCCCCTGAAAAAGCTGCTGGAAAAGACGGTGGAGAGCGTGCGGGCTAAGATCATGGCCCAGCAGTCTACCGTCCCCCCTCGTATGTTTCATCTGAGCGTACACCCGGAATCGATTGAAGTATGGGCGGACGTGGACAAGCTGGAGCAGGTGTTCATCAATTTACTGGATAACGCGGCCAAATATTCGCCGGAGGGCACCCTGGTCACTGTTCGGGCGGAGTTTCTCCCGGAAGATGACACTCAGGTGCGCATTGTGGTGCAGGATCAGGGCCCGGGCATTCCGGCGGAATTGCTGCCTAAAATCTTCACCCAGTTTTACCGGGTGGAAAGCCCTCTGAAGCAGCAAGTGGAGGGCACCGGTCTGGGCCTATACATCACCCAGTCCCTGACCACGGCCATGGGGGGGCGGATTTCGGCGGAAAGCACCCCGGGTCAGGGCAGCAGCTTTACCGTTATTTTTCCGGCGGCCACCCCGGAGCGACAAGCCATGTACCAGCGTCGGCTGTCCGCCTCGGAGGTGGAGCGATGA
- a CDS encoding response regulator encodes MSDFQVVLLVGNAPGQDMTALMGNFGHPGMLTLLHSERLGPGGETVQAILAEVMPDLICLFADDLEAQGDDVLGFCEQIREQGLKVRPIVVVQSDAQENQRIQYLLQGADDIFGPTLSEEEFQIRLLVHLRRNLDFAANAVTQLPGLQFAQKVVQRRLNQQKPVALLTVALDHFDVYSEAYGDLPARQVLKTVAAMLSRIVMVPDFISQSDENHFVIVSHPDKADKLAALACRQFETVSPNFYSEKDRKQGYLISVISDNISRRVPLLSLSIGIASTETQPFDSFMSLFNASQQMGSLARMQSGSSWQSDRLRLAGSIATPVIADRRPGILILETDAALAYLLKTTLEMEGFAVELVTNPVDAWQRLTENARLPGTRLVILDALVNQEETGLQLTSEIRAHYPEVRIICASSLHNRQRVLQAGADLYLPRPFELSRLFSWVHRLLTEN; translated from the coding sequence ATGAGTGACTTTCAGGTAGTGTTGCTGGTGGGAAATGCTCCCGGTCAGGATATGACCGCTTTGATGGGCAACTTTGGGCATCCCGGCATGCTGACCCTGTTGCACAGTGAGCGTCTGGGACCTGGGGGAGAGACGGTTCAGGCGATTCTGGCCGAGGTTATGCCGGATTTGATTTGCCTGTTCGCCGACGATTTGGAGGCTCAGGGTGATGATGTGCTGGGCTTCTGTGAGCAAATTCGGGAACAGGGTCTGAAGGTAAGACCCATTGTGGTAGTCCAGAGTGACGCTCAGGAGAATCAGCGCATCCAGTATTTATTGCAGGGCGCGGATGATATTTTTGGACCAACCCTGTCAGAAGAGGAGTTTCAGATTCGTTTGCTGGTGCATTTGCGACGCAATCTGGACTTTGCGGCCAATGCCGTCACCCAGTTGCCGGGTTTGCAGTTTGCCCAGAAAGTGGTGCAGCGTCGCCTGAACCAGCAAAAGCCCGTCGCCCTGCTTACCGTGGCCCTGGATCATTTTGACGTGTACAGCGAAGCCTACGGAGATTTACCGGCCCGTCAGGTGCTGAAAACAGTAGCGGCCATGCTCAGCCGCATTGTGATGGTGCCTGACTTCATCAGTCAGAGCGATGAAAATCACTTCGTGATTGTTTCTCATCCAGATAAGGCTGATAAGCTGGCTGCTTTGGCCTGTCGGCAGTTTGAAACCGTTTCGCCCAACTTTTATTCGGAGAAGGATCGCAAGCAGGGTTACCTGATTTCAGTCATTTCGGATAACATTAGTCGCCGCGTGCCCTTGCTCAGTCTGAGTATTGGCATTGCCTCCACGGAAACCCAGCCATTTGACTCTTTTATGTCCCTGTTTAACGCCAGCCAGCAAATGGGTAGTCTGGCCCGCATGCAATCGGGCTCCAGCTGGCAAAGTGATCGCTTGCGTTTGGCTGGAAGCATTGCCACGCCGGTTATTGCCGACCGGCGACCGGGTATTTTAATACTGGAAACGGATGCCGCACTGGCCTACCTGCTTAAAACCACGCTGGAAATGGAGGGCTTCGCCGTTGAACTGGTCACCAACCCTGTGGACGCCTGGCAGCGATTGACCGAAAACGCCCGTTTGCCTGGAACCCGTCTGGTCATTCTGGATGCGTTGGTCAATCAGGAGGAAACCGGCTTGCAGCTGACCTCTGAGATTCGGGCGCACTATCCGGAAGTCCGTATTATTTGCGCGTCCAGTCTGCATAACCGTCAACGGGTCTTACAGGCAGGCGCGGACTTATATTTGCCTCGCCCCTTTGAATTGTCTCGCCTGTTTTCCTGGGTACACCGGCTGTTGACAGAGAACTGA
- the trxA gene encoding thioredoxin, whose protein sequence is MGNVLNVTDESFEQEVKKADVPVLVDFWAPWCGPCRALAPVIDELASEYEGKLKVVKVNTDDSLQTAQNYHISGIPTLIIFKNGEPVEQMVGNHKKSTLTEVLNKHLNN, encoded by the coding sequence ATGGGAAACGTATTAAATGTAACGGATGAAAGTTTTGAACAGGAAGTTAAAAAAGCCGACGTGCCGGTTCTGGTAGACTTCTGGGCTCCCTGGTGCGGGCCCTGCCGCGCCCTGGCCCCGGTGATTGATGAACTGGCCAGCGAGTACGAAGGGAAGCTGAAAGTGGTTAAGGTGAATACCGATGACTCTTTGCAAACCGCCCAAAACTACCACATCAGCGGCATTCCCACCCTGATCATCTTTAAGAATGGTGAACCGGTTGAGCAAATGGTGGGCAACCACAAAAAGTCCACCCTCACCGAAGTGCTGAACAAGCACCTGAACAACTAG
- a CDS encoding LptF/LptG family permease produces the protein MAPKLLDRYIFRQLLDYFIMGVVVFTLVAFFSDTLLKFIRDVQKYGIPFSTLITMVGLQLPRSIALVMPASVFLAVLLVFNQLNNQFEIIALRMNGISLWRIMVPALALGLLCSGMAYWLNDYVVPWCNQKTEQMKRVAISESALPANGSSFTYTTFDEKHNLTQMIYVSNYQGHHLEDTTILDLSKPKAMQIYQARSGELNAYDGWSLENVNHYTIVRGQSAAADEQKFSSGHLGSLRLGDLIKNPNQDEKRAELERERASGTWISSEQQTFGQMLQAIQKRESNQERVARGNYLQLWAKLTWPLSCLVIILSAVPLSITPPRQGSNRGFVYAIVVLFLFYMLHNTFQNIGKSSHFDFIASMPLPAYLTLLAWMPVTIMAIIGCVLIQRKTKVL, from the coding sequence ATGGCCCCCAAACTGCTCGATCGTTATATTTTCCGGCAACTGCTGGACTACTTTATTATGGGGGTGGTGGTCTTCACCCTGGTGGCTTTCTTTTCGGACACCCTGCTCAAGTTCATTCGGGATGTGCAGAAGTACGGCATACCGTTTAGCACCCTGATTACCATGGTGGGCTTGCAGCTCCCCCGATCCATTGCCCTGGTGATGCCTGCCAGCGTGTTTTTGGCCGTGCTGCTGGTGTTTAACCAGTTGAACAACCAGTTTGAAATCATCGCCTTGCGCATGAACGGCATCAGCTTGTGGCGGATTATGGTTCCCGCTTTGGCCCTGGGCTTGCTGTGCAGTGGCATGGCTTACTGGCTGAATGATTACGTCGTGCCCTGGTGCAACCAGAAAACCGAGCAAATGAAGCGGGTGGCCATCAGCGAATCGGCCTTGCCTGCCAACGGAAGCAGTTTTACCTACACCACCTTCGATGAGAAGCACAACCTGACCCAGATGATTTACGTCAGCAACTATCAGGGGCATCACCTGGAAGACACCACCATCCTTGATTTATCAAAGCCCAAGGCCATGCAAATTTATCAGGCCCGTTCTGGCGAGCTGAACGCTTATGACGGTTGGAGTCTGGAGAACGTGAACCATTACACCATTGTGCGGGGACAAAGTGCCGCCGCCGATGAGCAGAAATTTAGCAGCGGCCATTTGGGCAGTTTGCGTCTGGGGGATCTCATCAAGAATCCCAATCAGGATGAAAAGCGGGCCGAACTGGAACGGGAACGAGCTTCTGGCACCTGGATCAGTTCTGAGCAACAAACCTTTGGCCAAATGCTGCAGGCCATTCAAAAGCGGGAATCCAATCAGGAGCGGGTGGCCCGTGGGAACTACCTGCAATTGTGGGCCAAGCTGACCTGGCCCCTGAGTTGTCTGGTCATTATCCTCAGTGCGGTGCCCCTCTCCATTACGCCGCCCCGTCAGGGTAGCAATCGTGGCTTTGTCTACGCCATTGTCGTGCTATTTCTGTTTTATATGTTGCACAATACGTTTCAAAATATCGGTAAATCCAGCCACTTTGATTTCATCGCCAGTATGCCGCTTCCCGCTTACCTGACCCTGCTGGCCTGGATGCCGGTCACCATTATGGCCATCATTGGCTGTGTGCTGATTCAGCGAAAAACAAAAGTTTTGTAG
- a CDS encoding SH3 domain-containing protein, which translates to MCNNIGINIGGNRTQVYAPTQSNAVGGTSALVLPRNPLALPNANLGRSNFGLQFGLNNNPILGNLNSVNGKTDAMSWFLQGGLTIPFGKIPDIIANPRNNQLDDIRQQRMMDEREVFGSLQNQQNARANVQGKVVRLNAYNYATTASPKLEGIRDGLRQVESEKASLLSAPKVLALADAAVYSKPLGKGDKVGSTTTGEEYRYIGHTNSGWVKIIMSNGREGWVKGQFEYLKNDYTEIDTVTLGNPTDDLKNAQTPLRGKLATTTSSSRKQ; encoded by the coding sequence TTGTGCAACAATATTGGTATTAATATTGGTGGTAACAGAACTCAGGTTTACGCTCCCACGCAGTCCAATGCGGTGGGCGGTACATCCGCCCTGGTGCTGCCCCGCAACCCCCTGGCCTTGCCCAACGCCAACTTGGGGCGCTCCAACTTCGGCTTGCAATTCGGTTTGAACAACAACCCCATTTTAGGGAATCTTAACTCCGTCAACGGCAAAACCGATGCTATGAGCTGGTTTTTGCAAGGCGGTTTGACCATTCCCTTTGGCAAAATTCCCGATATTATCGCCAACCCTCGCAACAACCAGCTGGATGACATCCGCCAGCAACGAATGATGGACGAGCGGGAAGTGTTTGGCTCCCTGCAAAATCAGCAAAACGCCCGGGCCAACGTGCAAGGTAAAGTGGTCCGCCTGAACGCTTACAATTACGCTACTACGGCCTCTCCCAAGTTGGAAGGTATTCGGGATGGCCTGAGACAGGTCGAATCTGAAAAGGCGAGCCTGTTGAGCGCTCCCAAGGTGCTGGCTCTGGCCGATGCTGCGGTTTATTCCAAGCCTTTGGGCAAAGGCGATAAAGTCGGCTCCACTACCACTGGCGAAGAATATCGTTACATTGGCCACACCAATTCCGGCTGGGTGAAGATCATTATGTCCAATGGCCGGGAAGGCTGGGTTAAAGGGCAGTTTGAGTACCTCAAAAACGACTATACCGAGATTGATACCGTTACCTTGGGCAATCCCACCGATGACCTGAAGAACGCCCAAACGCCCCTTCGTGGTAAATTGGCCACCACGACCTCCTCTTCTCGTAAACAATAA